One Acidobacteriota bacterium genomic window, GCTGCCGTGGGCGGTGATGATGATGACCAGGGGCGGGAGGTCTTCGGCCATCAACTCGTCGAGCAGGTCGAATCCGTCTTCGCCCTCCAGGCGCAGGTCGAGCAAGACCAGTTCCGGGCGCTCCTCCTGGAAAATGCGCCGGGCGGCCGTCAGGTTTCCCGCCTCGAAGACCTTGCCCCTGACGGCCAGCGTTTTGCGCATGCCGTAGCGTGCGGTTTCTTCGTCGTCAACGATCAGTATCTTCATGCTTGCCGTCCTCGGGGAAGACCAATAGAAAGGACGCTCCGCGCTGGCTAGGTTCCAGCTCCACCCGTCCGCCCAGCCGCTCCACCTGTTGCTTGACGATGGCCAGTCCCAGTCCCGTGCCCTTGGACTTGTCGCTGACGAAAGGCTCGAAGAGTTGGGGACGGATGGAGGAAGGGATGCCGCGTCCGTTGTCGCGCACCCTGATCCACCAACGATTGTGCTCGACCTGGGCCTCGAGCGCAATTTCGTCGCCCGCTTTGCAGGCCTCGACCGCGTTGCCCAAGAGGTTGCCCAGCACCTCTTCGAGAGCGCCGCGGTTGCTGCTCACCCCAGCG contains:
- a CDS encoding HAMP domain-containing sensor histidine kinase, producing VAHNVKNPLSSMKTLMQLWGESDNLTEEQRREVSMMIAEVDRLSDTVTSLLRFSRLEKEGKRGPGSQQVELLGLLQKVAGLFRGDIASRQLSLTVAARPRDAGVSSNRGALEEVLGNLLGNAVEACKAGDEIALEAQVEHNRWWIRVRDNGRGIPSSIRPQLFEPFVSDKSKGTGLGLAIVKQQVERLGGRVELEPSQRGASFLLVFPEDGKHEDTDR